The following nucleotide sequence is from Saccharothrix texasensis.
GGCCCAGGACAAGGAGCGGCTGGCCGGCTGGGAGGCGTTCACCCGCGACGGGAAGACCTACGCCTCGCCGGTGACGCTGCAGGGCCACCCGCTCTACTACAACAAGGCCCTGTACGAGCAGGCGGGGCTGGACCCCGAGGCGCCCGCCGGGAAGTGGGACGACTTCGTCGAGGACTGCGGCGTCATCACCGGCAAGACCGGCGCCAAGTGCTTCGGCGTGGGCAACAAGGAAGGCATCGGCATCCAGTTCTTCCTGTCCAGCATCGGTTCGGCGGTGCTCACGCCGCAGGAGTACGACGACTGGATCGCCGGGAAGCGGGACTGGGCCTCGCCGGACGTGAAGCGCGTCTTCGAGCTCTGGAAGCAGGTCAACGACAACGGCCTGAACAACGACGGGATCAACTCCACCGCGATGTTCAACGACGCGTTCGCGGTGTTCCAGTCGGCCAAGGCCGCGCACATCATCGGCCTGATGTCGGACATCGGGCACTGGAAGGACTTCGCCGAGTTCCTCGACCCGGGCGACGTGGGCGTCATGGCGCCGCCGGTGGTCAACCCCGCGGCGACGCCGGGCCTGCCCTTCGACGGCGGCATCGGCTACGCGGTCGCCAAGTGGACCAAGGACCCGAAGACGGCCGCCGACCTGGTCCGGTCGCTGACGTCGGCCGGGGCGCTGAAGGCCTTCTACGCGGACGCGGGCGCGATCGCGTCCGACACCACCATCGACGTCTCCGCCGCCGGCCCGGCCGTCACCGCGATCGTCGCGGGGATCAAGACCGGCAAGCCGGCCCTGCACGTCGCCCTGTCCAGCAAGACGATCGACCTGATGGGCCGCCTCTCGCAGCAGCTGCTCAGCGGCTCGATCACGGTGGACGAGGCCGTCGCGCAGCTGGCCGACTCCGACAAGGCGAGCTGATCCGTGCCGTCCGGGGGTTCTCCGTCCTCGGTGCGCCCGGCCGTCGTGGGGCCGGGCGCGGAGGAGGCGGTCGCCGAAGCGCCGGCCCGGCGACCGGCGCGGTCGTCCCCGCGGCGATCCCGTCGCGGGTCGCGGGCCGAGCGCCTGGCGCCGTTCGTCCTGGTGGCGCCCGCCGTGCTGATCATCGTGGCGCTGCGCCTGTGGCCGCTGGCGCTCGGGGTGAACTTCTCCTTCACCGGTGACGGCGACCGCAACGGCACCTCGGTCGGCCTGGACAACTACCTGACCCTGTTCGGCGACCCGCTGTTCCGGACCGCGCTGCGCAACGTCGGCCTGCTCGTGCTGCTGCTCCCCGTGGCCGTGGCGATCCCCGGGCTGCTCGCCACGTTCATCTACCTCCGCGTGCCCGGCCACCGGATCTACCGCGGCGTCTACTTCTTCCCGGCCGTGCTCTCCCCGGTGATCGTCGGGGCGATCTTCAACCTGCTGCTCGCCTACGACGGCCCGGTCAACGCGGTCCTGGGCGTGGTGGGGCTCGGGCCGGTGGACTGGCTGGGCGACCCGGACGTGGCGATCTTCGCCGTGGTCGGGGTGCACGTCTGGGCGACGTTCGGCATGGCGCTGGTCGTCTTCCTGGCCGGGTTCTCCACCCTGGACCGCTCGCTGCTGGACGCCGCCCGGGTGGACGGCGCGTCCCTGCCGCAGACCGTCTGGCACGTGATCGTCCCGGGCCTCACGCGCACGATCCAGTTCGTCTTCGTCACCACGATGATCGGCATGCTGACGTCGATGTTCGGCCTGCTGTACGTGATGACCAACGGCGGTCCGGAGGCGTCGACCTACCTGCCCGAGTACTACATCTGGGTCCAACAGGGGCAGTTCAACCAGCCCGCGCTCGCGTCCGCGGCGTCGACGGCGCTGTTCCTGATCATGCTCGTCGTGGGGCTGGCCCAGGTCGCCGTCCTGCGTCGCGCGGGCAGGGAGGGCTGATGGCCGGCCGACGGGTGTCGAAGTGGGTCGTCGCGGTGCCGATGGCGCTGCTCGCGCTGGCGACGGTCTACCCGTTGGTGTTCACCGCGAACGTCGCGGTGAAGACCCGGCGCGAGTACGTGCTCGACCGGTTCTCGCCGGCGGACGCACTGCGGTGGGACAACATCGCCGCGGCGTGGACCAGCGTCGGCATGTCCCGCTACTTCCTCAACTCGGCGCTGGTGGTGACGTGCTCGGTCGCGTTGCTGCTGCTGTTCGGGTCGATGGCCGGGTTCGCGCTCGCCCGGTTGCGGTTCCGAGGCTCTTCGGTGCTCTTCCTGGGTTGCCTCGCCGCGTTGTTCATCCCCTTCCAGGTGATCATGATCCCGCTCACCAGGGTGATGGCCGACGCGGGTCTCGTCGACGCGTACCCGGGGCTCGTCCTCGCGTACGTGGCGCAGTTCCTCCCGTTCACGGTCTTCCTGATGACCAGCTACTACTCGACGGTGCCCGCGGAGATCGTGGACGCCGCGCGGATCGACGGGAACACGGTGTACGGCGTGTTCTGGCGGATCATGCTGCCGCTGGGCAGGCCGGCACTGCTGTCGGTCGGTGTGCTCAACGCACTGTTCTGCTGGAACGACGTGCTCATCTCCTTGCTCATGATGCCGTCGGCAGACCATCGCACGCTCATGGTCGGGGTCACCTCGTTGCGGGGGCAGTACTCGGATGACATTCCCGTGTTCGCCTCCGGCGTGTTGATCGCCGCGGTGCCCGTCCTCGTCGTCTACCTGTTCCTGCAGCGCCAGATCGCCGACGGCGTCACCGCAGGGGCCACGAAGGGCTGACATGCGCATCACTGGTTACCGGACCCTCACCACCGTCCAGGACTGGGGCCGCCCGATCGGCGACGCCAACGGCGTCTTCGCCGACGGCGTCGTCCGGGTGCCGATCGTCCTCGTCGAGACGGACGTGGGCATCACCGGCGTCGGGCTCGGCTCCCACGTGGAGATCGACTCGATCTTCGCCGCTCTGGAGGGCGAGGACCCGCGCGGCGTCACCGCCCTCTACGACCGGATGCTGCGCCAGACGTTCAAGGCCGGTCACGCGGGCGCGGTCTTCGGCACCATCGGTGCCCTCGACACCGCGTTGTGGGACATCAAGGCGCAGGCCGCGGGCGAACCGCTGTGGCGGCTGCTCGGCGGGCGCGACCGCCGCGTGCCCGCGTACGCCTCCGGGGTGGACATCGGGCTGGGGGACGACGAGCTCGTGGCGCTGTACGAGAACTACGCCGCCCACGGCCTGCGGGTGGCGAAGCTCAAGGGAGGCCTCGACGTCGACCGGGACCGGGACCGCCTCATCCTGGTGCGCGACGTGCTCACCGCCGCCGGCGGGGGCACCCGGCCGGGGTTGATGCTCGACGTCAACGAAGCCCTGACCCGCAAGCAGGCGGTGCGCCACGTCAGCGAGCTCGAGCGCACGCTCGACCTGATCTGGATCGAGGAGCCGGTCCGGCGGTGGGACGCGGAGGGCCACGCGGTCGTCGGCCGCGGCGTCCGCGCGTCGGTCGCCAGCGGCGAGAACCTGACCGGCATCGAGCAGTACCGACCGCTGATCTCGACGGGGGCGATCGACGTCGTCCAGGCGGCGGCGGGCTGGGGCATCACCCACTTCCTGCGGGTCTCGGTGCTCGCCCACGCCCACGACCTGCCCGTCAGCCCCATCGGCAACACGCCGGTCGGGCTGCTGCACGCCGCCACGTCCGTGCCGAACCACCTGGTCAGCGAGTTGCAGGACCTGCAACCGCCCTCGGGGATCTCGATCGACCTGCACGTCGAGGACGGCGCCTTCGTGCTGGGCGACAGCCCGGGGCTGGGCATCCGCGTCGACGAGGAGGCGATCGGCGCGTCCCGCCGCCGGCTCGCCGTCCCGGTGACCGAGGGTCCGCACGTCCGGCCGGAACGCGCCGGGCAGCGCCTGCTGGCCGTGGTCCAGGGCGTCGGCACGCCACCGGAGCCGCTGCACCCCCTGCACTCCTGATCGTCCGGCCCGACAACGATGTCGAGCCGGCCGCACCTCCCCTCTAGGAGTCCGATGTGGACCGCTTGCAACGCTATGGGATGGTCACCCGGCTGCGACCGGAGCGGCGCGACGACTACCTCCGGCTGCACGCCGCGGTCTGGCCGTCCGTCGAGCGGATGCTGATCGAGGCCAACATCCGCAACTTCACCATCTTCCTGCACGGCGACCTGCTCTTCGGCTACTACGAGTACACCGGCGAGGACCACGACGCCGACCAGGCGCGGATCGCGGCCGATCCGGAGTCGCAGCGCTGGTGGGCCTTGACCGACCCGTGCCAGGAGTCGCCGACCGCCCCGGAGTCCCCGGTCCGCTGGGAGCCGATGCGCGAGGTGTGGCACCTGACCCCCGACGCCGCCGTGCCGCCGCCGGGCGCCGAGCCACCGCTGTCCCGCTAGCCACCGCTGCCCCTCCCGCGCCGCTCCCGCCCGGCGCCGCTCCGACCCGCCGCTTCTTCCGTCCGGCGCCGCTCGACGCGAGGCGTCCCGGCCGGCCACGTCCCCGTCCACCGGGTCCGCGGCCGCGGCCGGCACGCCCGCGCCACCACGAAGTGCCGTTCGACACCTCGACCGGGCGTCGCACCACACTCCAAGTCAGGAGGTCCCCTTGTTCGCGTCCTCTTCCGCGGTGCGAAGGCCGATGTCGGTCGGCGTTGCCGCCGCGGTCACGACCGCCGCCATCGCGGCGGTGGTTCTCGCACCCACCGCGTCCGCCGCCACGACCACCCTCTACGCCTCGCCGTCCGGCTCCGGCACCAGTTGTTCCGCCACCCAGCCGTGCTCGTTGCCCGGCGCGCAGGCCGCGGTGCGGTCGCGCACCGGCGGCATGTCCGGTGACATCGTCGTGCAGCTGGCCGAC
It contains:
- a CDS encoding ABC transporter substrate-binding protein, which codes for MKQRALWSAAVVLGLALATGCGSATAPGSSGSSGDKLVVWDWKSGDANVAAYLDQAKADFAKSHPDVAVEFVAQPFDQYYTLLGAAIQAGKGPDVMLFNGGGQLRDRVDALVPLDEYVAQDKERLAGWEAFTRDGKTYASPVTLQGHPLYYNKALYEQAGLDPEAPAGKWDDFVEDCGVITGKTGAKCFGVGNKEGIGIQFFLSSIGSAVLTPQEYDDWIAGKRDWASPDVKRVFELWKQVNDNGLNNDGINSTAMFNDAFAVFQSAKAAHIIGLMSDIGHWKDFAEFLDPGDVGVMAPPVVNPAATPGLPFDGGIGYAVAKWTKDPKTAADLVRSLTSAGALKAFYADAGAIASDTTIDVSAAGPAVTAIVAGIKTGKPALHVALSSKTIDLMGRLSQQLLSGSITVDEAVAQLADSDKAS
- a CDS encoding carbohydrate ABC transporter permease produces the protein MRPAVVGPGAEEAVAEAPARRPARSSPRRSRRGSRAERLAPFVLVAPAVLIIVALRLWPLALGVNFSFTGDGDRNGTSVGLDNYLTLFGDPLFRTALRNVGLLVLLLPVAVAIPGLLATFIYLRVPGHRIYRGVYFFPAVLSPVIVGAIFNLLLAYDGPVNAVLGVVGLGPVDWLGDPDVAIFAVVGVHVWATFGMALVVFLAGFSTLDRSLLDAARVDGASLPQTVWHVIVPGLTRTIQFVFVTTMIGMLTSMFGLLYVMTNGGPEASTYLPEYYIWVQQGQFNQPALASAASTALFLIMLVVGLAQVAVLRRAGREG
- a CDS encoding carbohydrate ABC transporter permease translates to MAGRRVSKWVVAVPMALLALATVYPLVFTANVAVKTRREYVLDRFSPADALRWDNIAAAWTSVGMSRYFLNSALVVTCSVALLLLFGSMAGFALARLRFRGSSVLFLGCLAALFIPFQVIMIPLTRVMADAGLVDAYPGLVLAYVAQFLPFTVFLMTSYYSTVPAEIVDAARIDGNTVYGVFWRIMLPLGRPALLSVGVLNALFCWNDVLISLLMMPSADHRTLMVGVTSLRGQYSDDIPVFASGVLIAAVPVLVVYLFLQRQIADGVTAGATKG
- a CDS encoding mandelate racemase/muconate lactonizing enzyme family protein, with the translated sequence MRITGYRTLTTVQDWGRPIGDANGVFADGVVRVPIVLVETDVGITGVGLGSHVEIDSIFAALEGEDPRGVTALYDRMLRQTFKAGHAGAVFGTIGALDTALWDIKAQAAGEPLWRLLGGRDRRVPAYASGVDIGLGDDELVALYENYAAHGLRVAKLKGGLDVDRDRDRLILVRDVLTAAGGGTRPGLMLDVNEALTRKQAVRHVSELERTLDLIWIEEPVRRWDAEGHAVVGRGVRASVASGENLTGIEQYRPLISTGAIDVVQAAAGWGITHFLRVSVLAHAHDLPVSPIGNTPVGLLHAATSVPNHLVSELQDLQPPSGISIDLHVEDGAFVLGDSPGLGIRVDEEAIGASRRRLAVPVTEGPHVRPERAGQRLLAVVQGVGTPPEPLHPLHS
- a CDS encoding L-rhamnose mutarotase: MDRLQRYGMVTRLRPERRDDYLRLHAAVWPSVERMLIEANIRNFTIFLHGDLLFGYYEYTGEDHDADQARIAADPESQRWWALTDPCQESPTAPESPVRWEPMREVWHLTPDAAVPPPGAEPPLSR